A section of the Elusimicrobiota bacterium genome encodes:
- a CDS encoding cytochrome c3 family protein, which translates to MKMLLALGLAALTGAWGAADCRTCHTSDKPTRESPALVSCPREKIWGRHPLSQAPRTITMGELSDTYGPVRFPHKAHAKLAEMGDGCYGCHHYNQSRPIFKCGECHSSSRRRTDLTKPDLKGARHRQCVDCHLQWSHESDCGSCHARKAGPGAGGAPKGFPQAKLPAPIVYETSSQKGRFVTFRHEAHVKQFGLECTACHQNQTCAGCHEPKPRPPGAAAQPKKPKRSMETLHKPCFSCHADAQCSHCHQDQP; encoded by the coding sequence ATGAAGATGCTCCTGGCGCTGGGGCTGGCCGCGCTGACGGGCGCCTGGGGCGCGGCCGACTGCCGGACCTGCCACACCAGCGACAAGCCGACCCGAGAGAGCCCGGCGCTGGTCAGCTGCCCCCGCGAGAAGATCTGGGGGCGCCATCCCCTCTCGCAGGCTCCCCGCACGATCACGATGGGCGAGCTCTCCGACACCTACGGGCCGGTCCGTTTCCCTCATAAGGCGCACGCGAAGCTGGCGGAGATGGGCGACGGCTGCTACGGTTGCCATCATTACAACCAGTCGCGCCCCATCTTCAAGTGCGGCGAATGCCACTCGTCCTCGCGCCGCCGTACGGACCTGACCAAGCCCGACCTCAAGGGGGCCCGCCACCGGCAATGCGTCGATTGCCACCTGCAGTGGAGCCACGAATCCGATTGCGGCTCATGCCATGCCCGCAAGGCCGGCCCCGGAGCCGGCGGCGCGCCCAAGGGCTTCCCCCAAGCCAAGCTCCCGGCTCCCATCGTCTACGAGACCTCCTCCCAGAAGGGCCGGTTCGTGACCTTCCGGCACGAAGCGCATGTCAAGCAGTTCGGCCTGGAGTGCACGGCCTGCCATCAGAACCAGACCTGCGCCGGCTGCCACGAGCCCAAGCCGCGCCCGCCGGGAGCCGCGGCCCAGCCCAAGAAGCCGAAGCGCTCGATGGAGACCCTGCACAAGCCGTGCTTCTCCTGCCACGCCGACGCCCAGTGCTCTCATTGCCACCAGGACCAGCCATGA
- a CDS encoding O-antigen ligase family protein: protein MLALFPGLLAVLGPLLSGAWDLWAQSLLLLAVLAVAVLWVCGRLLRGRLPLPPRPLLAWTLGLAVWGGLCAYAGPLPAYAVPAWHVWLAALGVLLAYSVMPGDQRRLVDLGMRAVAWALVLLALYQRFGLHLDRPPASLLNVNVFAGAILLFLPLAVTQKDWILTALLLLCLTWAHSVGAWLGLAAALLLVRRPGRVWTVAAAVLFCLALAAAKLGTAGVRDRWVWWTAAARMGLARPWLGSGPGTFAYVLPAYVDPSRPLASLYAHQHFLETAAEEGFPFLAAWLAGLWLILRRGPPAKRVAALALLVQSLWDYALSIPAVLWLFCCCVGSCLPESGAGLAVPARWRLPACALALAAGLCAGQSVWQRWQADIGRARAQALVNSGGSKTEALALLEASARRCDHPETARLSGFIEASLSGADGSRLQAAAADFERAAAQNPFRASTWSWLETTYRRLGREDRARSAHARGAASCPSLRGNGPG, encoded by the coding sequence GTGCTGGCCCTCTTCCCGGGACTGCTGGCCGTCCTGGGACCGCTGCTGAGCGGCGCCTGGGACCTCTGGGCGCAGTCCTTGCTCCTGCTGGCCGTCCTCGCCGTCGCGGTCTTGTGGGTCTGCGGCCGGCTGCTCCGCGGCCGCCTGCCTCTGCCCCCCCGGCCTCTGCTGGCTTGGACCTTGGGCCTGGCGGTCTGGGGCGGTCTTTGCGCATACGCCGGGCCTCTGCCGGCCTACGCGGTCCCCGCCTGGCACGTGTGGCTGGCGGCCTTGGGCGTGCTGCTGGCCTACTCGGTCATGCCTGGAGACCAGCGCCGGCTCGTGGACCTTGGGATGCGGGCGGTCGCTTGGGCCCTGGTCCTGCTCGCCCTCTACCAGCGTTTCGGCCTGCACCTGGACCGTCCCCCGGCCAGCCTGCTCAATGTGAACGTCTTCGCCGGCGCCATACTGCTCTTCCTGCCCTTGGCCGTGACGCAGAAGGATTGGATCCTGACGGCTCTGCTCCTGCTGTGCCTGACCTGGGCGCACAGCGTCGGCGCGTGGCTGGGGCTGGCCGCGGCGCTGCTGCTGGTGCGCCGGCCCGGGAGGGTCTGGACCGTAGCGGCCGCGGTCCTGTTCTGCCTGGCCCTGGCCGCAGCCAAGCTCGGGACCGCGGGCGTGCGCGACCGCTGGGTCTGGTGGACGGCCGCGGCGCGCATGGGCTTGGCCAGGCCCTGGCTGGGTTCCGGCCCCGGCACCTTCGCCTATGTCCTGCCGGCCTACGTCGACCCCAGCCGGCCGCTGGCCAGCCTCTACGCGCACCAGCATTTCCTGGAGACCGCCGCCGAGGAGGGATTCCCCTTCCTGGCGGCCTGGCTGGCCGGGCTCTGGCTGATCCTGCGGCGCGGCCCCCCGGCCAAGCGCGTCGCCGCCCTGGCCTTGCTGGTCCAGTCCTTGTGGGACTATGCCCTCTCCATCCCGGCGGTGCTCTGGCTGTTCTGCTGCTGCGTCGGCTCATGTCTGCCCGAGAGCGGGGCAGGGCTCGCGGTCCCGGCTCGTTGGCGGCTGCCGGCTTGCGCGCTGGCCTTGGCCGCGGGCCTCTGCGCCGGGCAGTCGGTCTGGCAGAGGTGGCAGGCCGACATCGGCCGGGCCCGGGCCCAGGCCTTGGTGAACTCCGGCGGCTCCAAGACCGAGGCGCTGGCGCTCCTGGAGGCTTCCGCCCGTCGTTGCGACCACCCGGAGACCGCGCGGCTCTCCGGGTTCATCGAGGCGTCGCTCTCGGGCGCCGATGGGTCGCGCCTCCAGGCCGCGGCCGCCGACTTCGAGCGCGCCGCGGCGCAGAATCCCTTCCGGGCCTCCACCTGGTCTTGGCTGGAGACGACCTACCGCCGATTGGGCCGCGAGGACCGGGCCCGCTCCGCCCATGCGCGCGGCGCGGCCTCGTGCCCGAGCCTGAGGGGAAATGGACCGGGCTAG
- a CDS encoding 4Fe-4S dicluster domain-containing protein, with protein MANLTRREFLAGAAVLGAGLTPSAAQASGGRSPAPERSGVLVDTTVCIGCRNCEYACKQAHGLATPPQEAYEDRSVFARMRRPDDTALTVVNRYENPRKPGLPVTVKVQCMHCAQPACVSACIVGALTKAENGAVVWDTDKCIGCRYCMIACPFQIPAFEYHKALQPRIMKCDFCFERRKAGRIPACVEICPMEVMTFGPREELVRIAKDRVRRFPERYVSHVFGEFEVGGTDWLYLSGVDFAALQFPRLGRSPAPGVSESIQHGIFAYFIPPVSLYALLGAVMWIAKHSPESGEEA; from the coding sequence GTGGCGAACCTCACCCGGCGGGAGTTCCTGGCGGGCGCCGCGGTCCTGGGCGCCGGGCTGACTCCCTCCGCCGCCCAGGCCTCGGGCGGCCGGTCGCCGGCGCCCGAGCGCAGCGGCGTGCTCGTGGACACCACCGTCTGCATCGGCTGCCGCAACTGCGAATACGCCTGCAAGCAGGCCCACGGCCTGGCCACCCCTCCTCAGGAAGCCTATGAGGACCGCTCGGTCTTCGCCCGGATGCGCCGCCCCGACGACACGGCCCTGACCGTGGTCAACCGCTACGAGAACCCCCGCAAGCCCGGACTCCCCGTCACCGTGAAGGTCCAGTGCATGCACTGCGCCCAGCCGGCCTGCGTCTCGGCCTGCATCGTAGGCGCGCTCACCAAGGCTGAGAACGGCGCGGTGGTCTGGGACACGGACAAGTGCATCGGCTGCCGCTACTGCATGATCGCCTGCCCCTTCCAGATCCCGGCCTTCGAATATCACAAGGCGCTCCAGCCCCGGATCATGAAGTGCGACTTCTGCTTCGAGCGGCGCAAGGCCGGGAGGATCCCGGCCTGCGTGGAGATCTGCCCGATGGAGGTCATGACCTTCGGCCCGCGCGAGGAGCTGGTGCGCATCGCCAAAGACCGGGTCCGGCGCTTCCCGGAGCGCTACGTGAGCCACGTCTTCGGGGAGTTCGAGGTGGGCGGCACCGACTGGCTCTACCTCTCCGGAGTCGACTTCGCCGCCCTCCAGTTCCCCCGTCTGGGACGCAGCCCGGCGCCCGGGGTCTCGGAGAGCATCCAGCACGGCATATTCGCCTACTTCATCCCGCCGGTCTCGCTCTACGCCCTGCTGGGGGCGGTCATGTGGATCGCCAAGCACAGCCCGGAGTCCGGGGAGGAGGCCTGA
- a CDS encoding glycerophosphodiester phosphodiesterase family protein, with protein MTQLTTLLSAFVLAAPAAPAGSVQVYAHRGGRSFAPENTLPAYRAALSIGADWVDMDVVLTKDGEVLVSHDLLVSPNLARDSAGRYITKGPAAKDLTLRELQSFDVGRLNPESAYAKFFPDQVPVDGTHMPTLREVARYVEKAARHKMGFQIEMKTDPAQPERSPDPKAFAQALHRILKEEGIIGRAEIQAFDWRCLSELRRLDRNVKTAYLTSRDNEPGGPDSFYGEDPKAAGLWTGGALVKDYGGSIPRMVKALGGFAWEPEDAELTQAALAEAHRLGLKVVVWSWPEKLGTTFDAGLVAKLLSWGVDGIITDDPGRLASMLAARGLRVPPRYPGAGK; from the coding sequence ATGACCCAACTCACGACCCTGCTCTCGGCGTTCGTCCTGGCCGCGCCCGCCGCGCCCGCCGGCTCCGTGCAGGTCTACGCCCACCGCGGCGGCCGCTCCTTCGCCCCGGAGAACACCCTGCCCGCCTATCGGGCCGCTCTGAGCATCGGCGCGGACTGGGTGGACATGGACGTCGTGCTCACCAAGGACGGCGAAGTGCTGGTCTCCCACGACCTCCTGGTCAGCCCGAACCTCGCCCGCGACAGCGCCGGGCGCTACATCACCAAGGGCCCCGCGGCCAAGGACCTCACGCTCCGCGAGCTCCAGAGCTTCGACGTGGGCCGCTTGAACCCGGAGAGCGCTTACGCCAAGTTCTTCCCTGACCAAGTCCCGGTGGACGGCACGCACATGCCCACTTTGCGCGAAGTCGCGCGCTATGTCGAGAAGGCCGCCCGGCATAAGATGGGCTTCCAGATCGAGATGAAGACCGACCCGGCCCAGCCGGAGCGCAGCCCGGACCCCAAGGCTTTCGCCCAGGCCCTCCACCGGATCCTCAAGGAGGAAGGCATCATCGGCCGCGCCGAGATCCAGGCCTTCGATTGGCGCTGCCTCTCCGAGCTGCGGCGGCTGGACCGGAACGTCAAGACCGCCTACCTGACCTCTCGGGACAACGAGCCCGGCGGGCCGGACAGCTTCTACGGCGAGGACCCCAAGGCCGCGGGACTCTGGACCGGGGGCGCGCTCGTCAAGGACTACGGCGGCTCCATCCCCAGGATGGTCAAGGCCCTGGGCGGCTTCGCCTGGGAGCCCGAGGACGCCGAGCTGACCCAGGCGGCGCTCGCCGAGGCCCACCGCCTGGGCCTCAAGGTCGTCGTGTGGAGCTGGCCCGAGAAGCTCGGGACCACATTCGATGCCGGCCTCGTCGCCAAGCTCCTGTCCTGGGGCGTGGACGGCATCATCACGGACGACCCCGGCCGCCTGGCCTCCATGCTCGCGGCGCGCGGCCTGCGCGTGCCGCCGCGCTACCCGGGAGCAGGGAAATAG
- a CDS encoding SGNH/GDSL hydrolase family protein encodes MRKALRFLLPRVALSAASFVLTVSALELLTRLFLPVPAPVLLKEGVYVSRLPLVNYRISDHGISDHRPGAPLGRRRRKGELRVFVFGESSVQGSPWGPFGSAPTMLRDFLRARLPDRPITVVNMGRAGSMAMDAYYYLLAIRRYQPDLIIFYQGVNDRFDTDSEACLPLSRPKAHGLWRRLVERSHLLWTVRARGPDLLISLLRQRGGPQFPGHDRCDADLAFQAWTDLLVQTARQMGAETVVTTPVQSTVTSLEYTRRREAGDGSLGSFLDACDGDYRRLLVCRLTKGCDPDSLARSLVRGDDRIIERGECWKRSARRFGGHVVGLRDFIVRASPRGVLSFPFIVDGIHLSMEGNWTLAFLWSRAIDEVLQHREPSAVSPREVPAPQISPYAADLPRDTGMRHEELLEMTGLRYLQARMPLLAAPMLQEASERYHIRRARQALDYLRERLGVAPRAADAASFDMDALLRQKL; translated from the coding sequence ATGCGCAAGGCCCTGCGCTTCCTGCTGCCGCGGGTGGCGCTATCGGCGGCCAGCTTCGTCTTGACGGTCTCGGCCCTCGAACTCCTGACTCGGCTCTTCCTCCCGGTGCCGGCGCCGGTGCTGTTGAAAGAAGGCGTCTACGTCAGTCGGCTGCCGCTGGTGAACTACCGCATCAGCGACCACGGGATATCGGACCACCGCCCGGGCGCGCCCCTGGGCCGGCGGCGCCGGAAGGGAGAGCTGCGCGTGTTCGTCTTCGGAGAGTCGAGTGTCCAGGGCAGTCCTTGGGGGCCTTTCGGCAGCGCGCCCACCATGCTCCGCGACTTCCTGCGCGCCAGGCTGCCGGACCGGCCCATCACGGTCGTCAACATGGGGCGCGCCGGCTCGATGGCCATGGATGCCTACTACTACCTGCTCGCCATAAGACGATACCAGCCGGACCTCATCATCTTCTATCAAGGGGTGAACGACCGCTTCGACACGGACTCCGAGGCGTGCCTGCCCTTGAGCCGGCCGAAGGCGCATGGCCTTTGGCGGCGGCTCGTGGAGCGTTCCCATCTGCTCTGGACCGTGAGGGCGCGGGGGCCCGACCTCCTGATCTCGCTGCTCCGTCAACGGGGCGGCCCTCAGTTCCCGGGGCACGACCGGTGCGACGCGGACCTCGCTTTCCAAGCCTGGACGGATCTGCTGGTTCAGACGGCCCGGCAGATGGGCGCTGAGACCGTGGTGACCACGCCCGTCCAGAGCACCGTGACGTCTCTGGAGTACACGCGCAGGCGCGAGGCGGGGGACGGATCGCTGGGCTCCTTCCTGGACGCCTGCGACGGCGACTATCGCCGGCTGCTGGTCTGCCGGCTCACCAAGGGCTGCGATCCCGATTCGCTGGCGCGATCCTTGGTGAGGGGCGACGACCGGATCATCGAACGCGGCGAATGCTGGAAACGGTCCGCGCGCCGTTTCGGCGGGCACGTCGTCGGACTGCGGGACTTCATCGTCCGGGCCTCGCCGCGGGGCGTCCTGTCGTTCCCTTTCATCGTGGACGGGATACATCTTTCCATGGAGGGGAATTGGACCCTGGCCTTCCTCTGGAGCCGCGCGATCGACGAAGTCCTGCAGCATCGCGAGCCGTCGGCCGTGTCGCCTCGCGAGGTCCCGGCTCCGCAGATCTCCCCTTACGCGGCGGACCTGCCCCGGGATACCGGCATGCGTCATGAGGAGCTCCTGGAGATGACCGGGCTCAGATATCTCCAGGCCCGGATGCCGCTTCTCGCGGCGCCCATGCTGCAGGAGGCGTCCGAACGCTACCATATCCGGCGCGCGCGACAGGCTCTGGATTATCTCAGAGAACGTCTCGGGGTGGCGCCCCGCGCGGCGGATGCCGCGAGCTTCGATATGGACGCTTTGCTGCGGCAGAAGCTCTGA
- the hybB gene encoding Ni/Fe-hydrogenase cytochrome b subunit: protein MDRFMRPTPLPRRFLTPGVGVLILLALNGLVFLAGRLLFGIGAVTNLSNQYPWGIWIGIDVAAGVALAAGGFTTAALGHVMHREQYHAVVRPALLTALLGYTFVALGVCIDIGRPYYIWHPLVMWNGTSALFEVGICVVIYIHVLYIEFLPVAVERFLGRVALPGPLARLNPLAERLLAALDRGLARTMFVFIIAGVVLSTLHQSSLGTLMVIAGPKMHPLWQTPILPLLFLLSAVSVGFPMVILESLLAARSFGLKPEMSVLAGLGRMTAPLLGVYLAFKIGDMFVRETFVHLATFNTASVMFMVEVLFGVVIPLRMFMSRAVLKSPALLLTASALVVAGVAVNRVDNFLIAYTPPYSLRPYHPAFGEVCVTVGFISLLVLLYRAAVLLFPVISLPDRTLSPKAKYTVHG from the coding sequence ATGGACCGCTTCATGAGGCCCACGCCCTTGCCCCGGCGCTTCCTGACTCCCGGCGTGGGAGTGCTCATCCTTCTGGCCCTCAACGGACTGGTCTTCCTGGCCGGCCGCTTGCTCTTCGGCATCGGAGCCGTCACGAACCTGAGCAACCAGTACCCCTGGGGCATCTGGATCGGCATCGACGTGGCCGCGGGCGTGGCCCTGGCCGCGGGAGGCTTCACCACGGCGGCGCTCGGCCACGTGATGCACCGGGAGCAGTACCACGCGGTGGTGCGGCCGGCCCTGCTCACCGCGCTGCTGGGCTACACCTTCGTGGCCTTGGGCGTCTGCATCGACATCGGGCGTCCCTACTACATCTGGCATCCCCTGGTCATGTGGAACGGCACCTCGGCCCTCTTCGAGGTCGGCATCTGCGTGGTCATCTACATCCACGTCCTCTACATCGAGTTCCTGCCCGTGGCGGTCGAGCGCTTCCTGGGGCGCGTGGCTCTGCCGGGCCCTCTGGCCAGGCTCAACCCCCTGGCGGAGCGCCTGCTCGCCGCCCTGGACCGCGGCCTGGCGCGCACCATGTTCGTCTTCATCATCGCCGGCGTCGTGCTCTCCACCTTGCACCAGTCCTCCTTGGGCACGCTCATGGTCATCGCCGGGCCCAAGATGCATCCCCTCTGGCAGACCCCGATCCTGCCCCTGCTGTTCCTGCTCTCCGCGGTCTCGGTGGGCTTCCCCATGGTGATCCTGGAATCCCTCCTGGCGGCGCGCTCCTTCGGCCTCAAGCCCGAGATGTCCGTCCTGGCGGGACTGGGCCGCATGACCGCGCCGCTCTTGGGCGTCTACCTCGCCTTCAAGATCGGGGACATGTTCGTCCGGGAGACCTTCGTCCACCTGGCGACATTCAATACCGCCAGCGTCATGTTCATGGTCGAGGTCCTGTTCGGCGTGGTCATCCCTTTGCGCATGTTCATGTCGCGCGCGGTCCTCAAGTCCCCGGCCCTGCTCCTCACGGCCTCGGCCCTGGTCGTGGCCGGGGTGGCGGTCAACCGGGTGGACAACTTCCTCATCGCCTACACGCCGCCGTATTCGCTGCGGCCCTACCACCCGGCTTTCGGCGAGGTCTGCGTGACCGTTGGCTTCATCAGCCTGCTCGTCCTTCTCTACCGCGCCGCGGTGCTGCTCTTCCCGGTCATCAGCCTGCCCGACCGGACCCTCTCGCCCAAGGCCAAGTACACGGTGCACGGATGA
- a CDS encoding methyltransferase domain-containing protein: MKMGLLGWLASPCCGAPMRFASLSVMPEPKADIEAGSLACGSCRREYPIAESVPRLLLEEQIDARVAATSRSFTWEWSRYPGSLAEDQAVFLEECQLEAAELQGKTVLDAGCGMGRYTLVALSLGAEVAGVDLSGSLARLAPFAREEERLHVVQGDLLKPPFRAGFFDLVYSHGVLHHTKDAHEAFLAVARLVKPGGLLSVWLYGKAGSFEDFATNPLRPERAWVEEHRRLAWFVVGARHLLSDCLRVFTTRLPLALVYLLCSPLAALGALPLVKYLTFSVHPSYRVRLIENFDWLSPPFQSHHTKEELAAWCEEAGFDVLKVLPHGLVPKPGVLARRRRG, translated from the coding sequence ATGAAGATGGGTCTGCTGGGTTGGCTGGCGTCGCCCTGCTGCGGCGCGCCAATGCGCTTCGCGAGCTTGAGCGTGATGCCGGAGCCGAAGGCGGACATCGAGGCGGGCAGCCTGGCCTGCGGCTCCTGCCGCCGCGAGTATCCGATCGCCGAGTCCGTGCCGCGGCTCCTGCTCGAGGAGCAGATCGATGCGCGCGTGGCCGCGACGAGCCGGAGCTTCACTTGGGAGTGGTCGCGCTATCCGGGCTCCTTGGCCGAGGACCAGGCGGTGTTCCTGGAGGAGTGCCAGCTGGAGGCCGCAGAGCTGCAGGGCAAGACCGTGCTCGACGCGGGCTGCGGCATGGGACGCTACACCTTGGTGGCGCTGTCTCTGGGCGCGGAGGTGGCGGGGGTGGACCTGTCCGGGAGCCTGGCCAGGCTGGCGCCCTTCGCTCGCGAGGAGGAGCGCCTGCACGTGGTGCAGGGCGACCTGCTCAAGCCGCCGTTCCGGGCCGGGTTCTTCGATCTCGTCTACAGCCACGGGGTCCTGCATCACACCAAGGATGCGCATGAGGCGTTCCTGGCCGTGGCCAGGCTGGTCAAGCCGGGGGGGCTTCTGAGCGTGTGGCTCTACGGCAAGGCCGGGAGCTTCGAGGATTTCGCGACGAATCCTCTGCGGCCGGAGCGGGCCTGGGTGGAGGAGCACCGGCGTCTGGCCTGGTTCGTGGTGGGGGCGAGGCATCTGCTCAGCGACTGCCTGCGCGTGTTCACGACGCGCCTGCCGCTGGCTTTGGTCTACCTGCTGTGCTCCCCGCTGGCCGCGCTGGGAGCCCTGCCCCTGGTGAAGTACCTGACCTTCTCCGTGCACCCGAGCTACCGGGTCCGGCTCATCGAGAACTTCGATTGGCTCTCTCCGCCGTTCCAGTCCCACCACACCAAGGAGGAGCTGGCCGCCTGGTGCGAAGAGGCGGGCTTCGACGTGCTCAAGGTCCTGCCCCACGGATTGGTCCCCAAGCCCGGGGTGCTGGCGCGCAGGCGCCGCGGGTAG
- a CDS encoding lysylphosphatidylglycerol synthase transmembrane domain-containing protein, with protein sequence MSRRKILSVAVALGFTGLFLALALRNVQYADLGRALAGARWRWLPGIIFIIMFADIGLRALRWRILLSGAVKAPLGELFRLSTIGLAVNNLLFARLGELLRAVLAAERLRVPLATVLASVVVERVLDVAALLTLFVTAAALQPGIVDAHLRQVAAALLAAVVGGLLFLTLAERSLEPGGFVERRLRSWRKVHEIMTHLALGAAVLRQPRALIPVAALSLALWSVDALVFRLGAFALGLQGWIDYPRAILVLSWAGAGAALPAAPGGIGTFESLVKSIVVKLGAAPPEALAYAVFLHMCTFVLVTGMGLVFLYRVGLTLGGIKDFLRRMKA encoded by the coding sequence GTGAGCCGCCGCAAGATCCTGTCCGTGGCGGTGGCCTTGGGATTTACGGGGCTCTTCCTGGCTTTGGCCCTGCGCAACGTGCAGTACGCGGACCTGGGCCGGGCTCTGGCCGGCGCGCGCTGGCGCTGGCTGCCCGGGATCATCTTCATCATCATGTTCGCGGACATCGGGCTGCGCGCTCTGCGCTGGCGCATCCTGCTCTCGGGGGCCGTGAAGGCGCCGTTGGGCGAGCTGTTCCGGCTTTCCACCATCGGCTTGGCGGTCAACAATCTGCTCTTCGCCCGTCTGGGCGAGCTGCTGCGCGCGGTGCTGGCGGCCGAGAGGCTGCGTGTGCCTCTGGCCACCGTCCTGGCGAGCGTGGTGGTCGAGCGCGTCTTGGACGTGGCGGCGCTGCTGACCCTTTTCGTCACCGCCGCGGCCTTGCAGCCCGGCATCGTCGATGCCCACCTGCGTCAAGTCGCCGCGGCGCTGCTGGCGGCGGTGGTCGGCGGCCTGCTCTTCCTCACCTTGGCGGAGCGCAGCCTGGAGCCGGGGGGGTTCGTGGAGCGCCGCCTGCGCTCGTGGCGCAAGGTCCACGAGATCATGACGCACCTGGCCTTGGGCGCGGCGGTGCTGCGCCAGCCGCGGGCTCTCATCCCCGTGGCGGCCCTGAGCTTGGCGCTTTGGTCGGTCGATGCGCTGGTGTTCCGGCTGGGGGCCTTCGCTCTGGGGCTGCAGGGCTGGATCGATTATCCGCGGGCCATCCTCGTGCTCTCCTGGGCCGGAGCGGGCGCGGCTTTGCCCGCGGCGCCGGGCGGGATCGGGACCTTCGAGTCTTTGGTGAAATCGATCGTGGTCAAGCTGGGCGCCGCGCCCCCCGAGGCTTTGGCTTACGCGGTGTTCCTGCACATGTGCACGTTCGTCCTGGTGACGGGCATGGGGCTGGTCTTCCTCTACCGCGTGGGGCTCACTTTGGGCGGGATCAAGGACTTCCTGCGGAGGATGAAGGCATGA